Proteins from a genomic interval of Gordonia sp. SL306:
- a CDS encoding MFS transporter: MTQVLPARNRALTSVSEVDHLVDSEDIKTRRHKVMLVLGLAGIAFEAYFLAVLSSGTAPMSEQLNLDANGVGLVSAYGYVATLIAAATCGLLADRYGRVRIMVVAKLIAVVAALLMAGAPSFAMLVLARCIAGAAYGVDLGVAMAYLSENLPKRRQYLLNFWQAQWYISTVVALVIVLCLYHLDVGLSIWRWGLVTAAIFAFVVAIAQWTLMLDSPRWLAKKGRLSELTTSLQKMYRISATYPTGHLEAAIEEPKKERRWTELFSVRFRARTILANVVTMMQALQYYAVAYYLPVIALSLFGENFGEATFGSIVFNVFGIVGGIASIWVASKLGANGAAKYGFLAVAAMILILGVFFDSLPILLAFLVPAMFIFFHSAGPGVSGLTMAAMAYPSDLRGRGGQLATISQSIGGIVGLYAFPRMSESLGLSTTITIFVAVPLIGAAICMLIRWEPFDTTHDLNEIAEAEGDMVVREVSGK, encoded by the coding sequence ATGACCCAAGTACTCCCTGCCCGAAACCGGGCGCTGACCTCGGTATCGGAGGTCGACCATCTGGTCGACTCCGAGGACATCAAGACCCGCAGACACAAGGTCATGCTCGTGCTCGGCCTCGCCGGGATCGCCTTCGAGGCCTATTTCCTGGCGGTCCTGAGCTCGGGCACCGCCCCCATGAGTGAGCAGCTGAATCTCGACGCGAACGGTGTCGGTCTGGTCAGCGCCTACGGCTATGTCGCCACGTTGATCGCGGCGGCGACGTGTGGTCTGCTTGCCGACCGTTACGGCCGCGTCAGGATCATGGTGGTGGCCAAGCTCATCGCGGTCGTCGCGGCGTTGTTGATGGCTGGTGCGCCGAGTTTCGCGATGCTGGTGCTGGCCCGCTGCATTGCGGGTGCGGCCTACGGCGTCGACCTCGGCGTGGCGATGGCCTACCTGTCGGAGAACCTGCCCAAGAGGCGTCAGTATCTGCTGAACTTCTGGCAGGCCCAGTGGTACATCTCCACAGTGGTGGCGCTGGTCATCGTGCTCTGCCTGTACCACCTCGACGTCGGTCTGAGTATCTGGCGCTGGGGTTTGGTCACCGCCGCGATCTTCGCCTTCGTCGTCGCGATCGCCCAGTGGACCCTCATGCTTGACAGCCCGCGCTGGCTGGCCAAGAAGGGTCGGCTCTCCGAACTGACCACGTCGTTGCAGAAGATGTATCGGATCTCCGCGACGTACCCGACCGGACATCTCGAGGCGGCCATCGAGGAGCCGAAGAAGGAACGCCGCTGGACCGAACTGTTCAGCGTTCGCTTCCGGGCACGCACCATCCTCGCCAACGTCGTCACCATGATGCAGGCCCTGCAGTACTACGCCGTCGCCTACTACCTCCCGGTCATCGCCCTGAGCCTGTTCGGGGAGAACTTCGGTGAGGCCACCTTCGGTTCCATTGTGTTCAACGTCTTCGGCATCGTCGGTGGTATCGCATCGATCTGGGTCGCATCGAAACTCGGCGCCAACGGTGCCGCGAAGTACGGCTTCCTCGCGGTAGCGGCGATGATCCTGATCCTCGGCGTCTTCTTCGACTCGCTGCCGATTCTCCTTGCCTTCCTGGTCCCGGCGATGTTCATCTTCTTCCACTCCGCCGGGCCGGGTGTGTCCGGACTGACGATGGCCGCCATGGCTTATCCGTCCGACCTGCGTGGCCGTGGCGGACAGCTGGCCACCATCTCGCAGAGCATAGGCGGCATCGTCGGCCTGTACGCCTTTCCCAGGATGTCCGAGTCGCTCGGACTGAGCACCACTATCACGATCTTTGTGGCGGTCCCGCTCATCGGAGCGGCGATCTGCATGCTGATCCGTTGGGAACCGTTCGACACCACTCATGACCTCAATGAGATCGCGGAAGCCGAGGGCGACATGGTCGTTCGTGAGGTGTCCGGGAAATGA
- a CDS encoding iron-containing alcohol dehydrogenase, whose translation MAAHMSAILDGVGVERAARRFAAPQQYVQGPGVFDKLGAIVAEHGARPVVVIDADIVELLGARLTASMESAPLAHQVVPYRGPVTRGHIAATVDRVATGFGDVIVGVGGGKALDVAKGVAHRLERPMISVPTTASNDGPTASIYALYDDEGRLSELGRLPSNPAAVVVDTEVIANAPIRFLVSGIGDALSKKFEARSCARGRGVTTQGTRPLIIGEVIADGCSRVLLRDGVAAIRDVVGGRVTAEVEAVVEAVILLSGIGYENGGLSIAHCMTRGLQVGRGSSKHLHGFHVAYGLLVQLALENDPEVDRREIRDFLTEVGLPTSLADLDMPSPTSEEIAALGAAAAAAPHVANTWVDASAARIAAAIDDVEREAASDGI comes from the coding sequence ATGGCCGCACACATGAGCGCGATCCTCGACGGCGTCGGCGTCGAACGCGCGGCCCGCAGGTTCGCGGCGCCTCAGCAGTACGTGCAGGGGCCTGGAGTGTTCGACAAGCTCGGCGCGATCGTCGCCGAACACGGCGCCCGCCCGGTCGTGGTGATCGACGCCGACATCGTGGAGCTACTCGGCGCACGTCTGACCGCGTCGATGGAGTCGGCCCCGCTCGCGCACCAGGTCGTGCCGTATCGGGGGCCGGTGACCCGCGGCCACATCGCGGCCACCGTCGACCGCGTCGCGACCGGTTTCGGCGACGTCATCGTCGGTGTGGGTGGAGGCAAGGCCCTCGATGTCGCGAAGGGCGTCGCCCACCGGCTCGAGCGCCCGATGATCTCGGTCCCGACGACGGCGTCCAATGACGGCCCGACGGCGAGCATCTACGCGCTCTACGACGACGAGGGCCGTTTGTCGGAACTCGGCAGACTGCCGAGCAACCCGGCCGCGGTGGTCGTCGACACCGAGGTCATCGCGAACGCCCCGATCCGGTTCCTGGTGTCGGGAATCGGGGACGCGTTGTCCAAGAAGTTCGAGGCACGGTCCTGCGCGCGGGGTCGCGGTGTCACAACCCAGGGGACCCGACCGCTGATCATCGGTGAGGTGATCGCGGACGGTTGCTCGCGAGTGCTGTTGCGTGACGGTGTGGCCGCGATCCGCGATGTCGTGGGCGGTCGGGTCACGGCTGAGGTCGAAGCCGTCGTCGAAGCAGTGATCCTGTTGTCGGGCATCGGATACGAGAACGGTGGTCTGTCGATCGCGCACTGTATGACACGCGGGCTCCAGGTCGGGCGCGGATCATCGAAGCACCTCCACGGGTTCCACGTCGCCTACGGGCTCCTGGTGCAACTCGCGCTCGAGAACGACCCCGAGGTCGACCGGCGCGAGATCCGCGACTTCCTGACCGAAGTCGGCCTGCCGACGTCGCTCGCAGACCTCGATATGCCGTCCCCGACGAGCGAGGAGATCGCCGCTCTCGGCGCCGCTGCCGCCGCGGCCCCCCATGTGGCAAACACGTGGGTCGACGCGTCCGCCGCACGTATCGCCGCGGCCATCGACGACGTGGAACGGGAGGCGGCCTCAGATGGCATCTGA
- a CDS encoding SDR family NAD(P)-dependent oxidoreductase yields MTGSDSPRVALVTGGGQGLGLAMARRLAADGLEIVIADIDAARTDQAAAEVSGTAMVLDVTDDRSVRRGIDAVADRFGRLDVLINNAGIISRSNAEEIDSDRWLRELDVHLGGTMRCSRQAFPLLREAPAAAIVNLASVGSTFGLPHRLAYTAAKSGVTGITRTLAAEWGPYGIRVNAVAPGYIDTGMMRSGLESGTLDEDRLLDRTPLRRFGLPEEIASATSFLVSADASFVTGTVLRVDGGITIDGTFHSASADLTREAP; encoded by the coding sequence ATGACCGGCAGTGACTCACCGCGCGTCGCGTTGGTCACCGGCGGCGGTCAGGGCCTGGGGCTCGCGATGGCCCGCCGCCTGGCCGCCGATGGTCTCGAGATCGTGATCGCCGACATCGACGCCGCCCGAACTGATCAGGCCGCCGCCGAGGTATCGGGCACGGCCATGGTCCTTGACGTCACCGACGACAGGTCGGTGCGCCGGGGGATCGATGCGGTGGCCGACCGGTTCGGACGCCTCGACGTCCTGATCAACAACGCGGGCATCATCTCACGGTCCAACGCAGAGGAGATCGACTCGGACCGATGGCTCCGGGAACTCGATGTCCACCTGGGTGGGACGATGCGATGCAGCAGACAGGCCTTTCCGCTGCTCCGGGAGGCGCCGGCCGCGGCCATTGTGAACCTCGCGTCAGTGGGTTCGACGTTCGGACTGCCGCACCGACTGGCCTACACCGCAGCGAAATCGGGCGTCACCGGGATCACCCGGACCCTCGCCGCCGAATGGGGTCCGTACGGGATCCGCGTCAACGCCGTGGCGCCCGGGTACATCGACACCGGGATGATGCGGTCCGGTCTGGAGTCGGGAACCCTCGACGAGGATCGGCTGCTGGATCGCACGCCACTGCGGCGCTTCGGACTGCCGGAGGAGATCGCCTCCGCCACCTCGTTCCTCGTCTCCGCCGATGCCTCCTTCGTCACCGGCACCGTCCTGCGCGTCGATGGCGGGATCACCATCGACGGCACATTCCACTCGGCCTCGGCCGACCTGACCAGAGAGGCTCCTTGA
- a CDS encoding transketolase: protein MLVDNTVDTPSATTLRDTAYRLRSAMMRMAADKGEGYIAQGLGIADLLAVIYSRQLRFDPENPDWAGRDRFLMSTGHYSIALYAVLADLGVLTEQQIDDYGLNGSELPMSTFDETPGVEITGGSLGHGLGQAVGMALGLRLDGGDQRIIVELSDGELQEGATWESAMSASSFGLGNLTAVVDCNGIQADGPIVLNMEPIADKWRAFGWAVEEVDGNDIDAITSAFDALATAPADTPRVLIARTTPGTGVPTLVARERAHFVRVADTEWAGLIAELEENRG from the coding sequence ATGCTGGTGGACAACACAGTCGACACACCGTCGGCTACCACGCTTCGCGACACCGCGTATCGCCTGCGATCGGCGATGATGCGGATGGCCGCCGACAAGGGTGAGGGCTACATCGCGCAGGGGCTGGGCATCGCCGATCTCCTCGCGGTGATCTACTCGCGGCAACTGCGATTCGATCCCGAGAACCCCGACTGGGCCGGCCGCGACCGGTTCCTGATGTCGACCGGGCATTACTCGATCGCTCTATACGCGGTGCTCGCCGATCTCGGTGTCCTCACCGAGCAGCAGATCGATGACTACGGACTCAACGGGAGTGAGCTCCCGATGAGCACCTTCGACGAGACACCCGGCGTCGAGATCACCGGCGGTTCACTCGGGCACGGCCTCGGGCAGGCGGTCGGGATGGCGCTCGGACTCCGGCTCGACGGCGGCGACCAGCGGATCATCGTCGAGCTCTCCGACGGTGAGCTGCAAGAAGGTGCCACCTGGGAGTCGGCCATGTCGGCGTCGAGCTTCGGCCTCGGCAACCTGACCGCGGTCGTCGACTGCAACGGCATCCAGGCCGACGGTCCCATCGTGCTGAACATGGAACCGATCGCCGACAAGTGGCGGGCGTTCGGGTGGGCGGTGGAAGAGGTCGACGGCAACGACATCGACGCGATCACCAGCGCATTCGACGCCCTGGCCACTGCACCTGCGGACACCCCGCGGGTCCTGATCGCCCGCACCACACCAGGGACCGGGGTGCCGACCCTGGTCGCGAGGGAACGAGCACATTTTGTCCGGGTCGCCGACACCGAGTGGGCCGGACTCATCGCCGAACTGGAGGAGAACCGTGGCTGA
- a CDS encoding HAD family hydrolase has product MSTSTTASTVDTQSRLPTRGVLFDLDGTLIDSRFAIIEAYRATFENELDQPLPTELEDPSAIMAPRPPEIFARYSDQEPLELEKAYGRHYETDAFRRVTPYPGLRDTLAELVGRGITVGIVTNKRMSRVRTDFDHLGLDAEIFATIVTADDTAERKPHPAPVLLGLQLSGVDPAHAWYVGDGPQDIRSGAAAGTGTVGAAYGYYGPERLADHRPDHLLHSLGDLLDLV; this is encoded by the coding sequence ATGAGCACCTCGACAACCGCGTCGACCGTCGACACGCAGTCGCGACTGCCGACCAGAGGAGTGCTCTTCGACCTCGACGGCACACTGATCGACTCGCGGTTCGCGATCATCGAGGCCTACCGGGCGACCTTCGAGAACGAACTCGATCAACCGTTGCCTACCGAACTCGAGGACCCGAGCGCCATCATGGCGCCGCGCCCGCCGGAGATCTTCGCGCGGTACTCCGATCAGGAACCGCTCGAACTGGAGAAGGCGTACGGCCGCCACTACGAGACCGACGCATTCCGCCGTGTGACACCGTATCCGGGACTGCGCGACACGCTGGCCGAACTCGTGGGCCGCGGCATCACGGTCGGCATCGTCACCAACAAACGGATGAGTCGTGTCCGAACCGATTTCGATCATCTCGGCCTCGATGCGGAAATATTCGCGACCATCGTCACCGCCGACGACACCGCAGAACGTAAGCCGCATCCGGCACCTGTACTGCTCGGTCTGCAACTCAGTGGTGTCGATCCGGCACACGCGTGGTATGTCGGTGACGGGCCCCAGGACATCCGCTCCGGCGCCGCCGCAGGCACCGGGACCGTCGGGGCCGCTTACGGCTACTACGGACCCGAACGGCTCGCCGACCACCGGCCCGACCATCTACTGCACTCCCTGGGCGATCTGCTCGATCTCGTCTGA
- a CDS encoding transketolase family protein, which translates to MAEVRNRAGGMGEIAEVDGPYERAPFGNELAELGARDERIVGLSADMSKYSDIIPFRERFPERYFNAGMAEQNAVMMAAGLAKVGKIAFCATYAAFLTRRALDFIAVSCAHSKADVKIVAGSPGLVNPYGATHQSLEDLVVMRSIPDLTVIDPCDAVELRHVIRAAAETPGTFYIRNLRGKVPVVFDESDFRFEIGRARLLRPGRDVAVIGTGFMTARALKAAATAERQGISASVLHVPTIKPLDTEAIAAVAADSGRVIVVENGLRSGGLGTAVVETLADRGISVPVMRIGLGDRFHPCGSQSYNETLFGLDEDAITRAVITGEWPHT; encoded by the coding sequence GTGGCTGAGGTCAGGAACCGTGCGGGTGGCATGGGTGAGATCGCCGAGGTCGACGGGCCGTACGAACGCGCACCCTTCGGCAACGAGCTCGCCGAACTGGGCGCGCGGGACGAGCGGATCGTCGGGCTCAGCGCCGACATGTCGAAGTACTCCGACATCATCCCGTTCCGGGAACGGTTCCCGGAACGGTACTTCAACGCCGGGATGGCCGAGCAGAACGCGGTGATGATGGCGGCCGGATTGGCCAAGGTCGGCAAGATCGCCTTCTGCGCGACATACGCCGCCTTCCTCACCCGGCGCGCGCTCGACTTCATCGCGGTGTCGTGTGCGCACAGCAAGGCGGACGTGAAGATCGTCGCCGGCTCTCCCGGCCTCGTGAATCCCTATGGTGCGACCCATCAATCCCTAGAGGATCTGGTGGTGATGCGGTCGATCCCCGATCTCACCGTCATCGACCCATGCGATGCGGTCGAGCTGCGCCACGTGATTCGGGCGGCCGCCGAGACGCCGGGGACCTTTTACATCCGCAATCTGCGCGGCAAGGTGCCGGTAGTGTTCGACGAGAGCGATTTCCGGTTCGAGATCGGGCGTGCGCGGCTGCTCCGACCCGGTCGTGACGTCGCGGTGATCGGCACCGGCTTCATGACCGCACGCGCGCTGAAGGCCGCGGCGACCGCTGAGCGGCAGGGCATATCCGCGTCGGTCCTGCACGTGCCGACGATCAAACCGTTGGACACCGAAGCCATCGCCGCGGTCGCCGCGGATTCCGGCCGGGTGATCGTGGTGGAGAACGGGCTCCGCTCGGGAGGCCTCGGTACCGCGGTGGTCGAGACGCTGGCCGACCGCGGAATCTCTGTCCCGGTGATGCGCATCGGCCTCGGCGACCGATTCCACCCGTGTGGATCCCAGTCCTACAACGAGACGCTGTTCGGGCTGGACGAGGACGCGATCACCCGCGCGGTCATCACCGGCGAATGGCCGCACACATGA